A single region of the Vallitalea longa genome encodes:
- a CDS encoding cobyric acid synthase, producing the protein MNNIMFQGTASTVGKSILTAALCRILNDDGISVAPFKSQNMALNSFITEDGKEMGRAQVVQAEAARIKPQVEMNPILLKPTSDVGSQVILNGKIYKNMCAKDYFGTKAGLKQHIMESYNKLQSKHEVIVIEGAGSPAEINLRENDIVNMGMAEMVDAPVVLIGDIDKGGVFASIYGTVMLLEPEERKRIKGYVINKFRGDVKILQPGIDMFYEKLQIPCLGVIPYESLKIDDEDSVTERFDMKEEADIIIGVLRLPHMSNFTDFTVFELEDNVSVRYIKENKDYEGIDLLIIPGSKNTIKDMEYIHNSSLKAGIYRAHRNDVPIIGICGGYQILGETIEDEKGVETSMSSINGLGLLEIITEMEDSKQTTQITGNIIEDIPFAEKSYNLQVSGYEIHMGKTELMGDSLPLIKLQDGRIDGAMNAKKNVMGTYLHGIFDNDELRKLILDNIKNKKGLDIDSNIDYAKLKDIEYDKLAKLVRDHMDIDKIKDIIYNR; encoded by the coding sequence ATGAATAATATTATGTTTCAGGGAACTGCTTCAACTGTGGGTAAAAGCATATTGACTGCTGCTTTATGTAGAATTCTAAATGATGATGGAATTAGTGTAGCTCCATTTAAATCTCAGAATATGGCGCTTAACTCTTTTATAACAGAAGATGGAAAAGAGATGGGCAGAGCTCAAGTTGTACAAGCTGAAGCCGCACGTATTAAACCACAAGTTGAAATGAATCCGATTTTATTGAAACCTACAAGTGATGTAGGAAGTCAAGTAATTCTAAATGGTAAGATATATAAGAATATGTGTGCCAAAGATTATTTCGGTACAAAGGCAGGACTAAAACAGCACATAATGGAATCTTATAATAAGTTACAATCCAAACATGAGGTTATAGTAATAGAAGGAGCAGGAAGTCCAGCGGAAATTAATCTCAGAGAAAATGATATCGTTAATATGGGAATGGCTGAGATGGTTGATGCTCCTGTTGTCTTAATAGGAGATATTGATAAAGGAGGAGTTTTTGCTTCAATCTATGGAACAGTTATGCTTCTGGAACCTGAAGAAAGAAAGCGAATAAAAGGGTATGTCATAAATAAATTCAGAGGTGACGTCAAGATACTTCAACCTGGTATAGATATGTTCTATGAAAAATTGCAAATACCATGTTTGGGGGTTATCCCTTATGAATCACTAAAAATAGATGATGAAGATAGTGTTACTGAAAGATTTGATATGAAAGAAGAGGCAGATATCATTATAGGGGTACTGCGGTTACCACATATGTCCAATTTTACTGATTTCACAGTATTTGAATTAGAAGATAATGTATCTGTAAGGTACATAAAAGAAAATAAAGATTACGAAGGAATTGACCTTCTGATTATTCCAGGCAGTAAAAATACCATAAAAGATATGGAATATATACACAATTCATCACTGAAGGCAGGTATATATAGAGCTCATAGGAATGATGTCCCAATTATTGGTATATGCGGAGGGTATCAAATATTAGGTGAAACCATTGAAGACGAAAAAGGTGTAGAAACTTCAATGTCAAGTATTAACGGATTAGGTTTGTTAGAAATTATTACGGAAATGGAAGATAGCAAACAAACTACCCAAATAACTGGAAATATAATAGAAGATATTCCTTTTGCAGAAAAATCCTATAATCTACAAGTTAGTGGATATGAAATACATATGGGTAAAACCGAGTTGATGGGTGATAGTTTACCACTTATTAAATTACAAGATGGACGAATAGACGGTGCAATGAACGCCAAGAAAAATGTAATGGGAACATATCTTCATGGAATATTCGACAACGATGAGTTAAGAAAACTGATCCTTGATAATATAAAGAATAAAAAAGGATTGGACATTGATAGTAACATTGATTACGCTAAGCTAAAAGACATTGAGTACGATAAATTAGCAAAACTAGTAAGAGATCATATGGATATAGATAAAATAAAAGATATTATTTATAATAGATAA
- the cbiB gene encoding adenosylcobinamide-phosphate synthase CbiB, which translates to MKPIIILCIAILLDRIFGDPVNIPHPIIYIGKLISRLEKTIRKSRIPLKIGGFVLLITTVGITFFSITLVLFVCSKIHPYIQDIVTTYLLYTALAAKCLKDEVLKVYKAIEKDDLELSRKQLSYLVGRDTNNLTKEEIIRGAIETAAENTVDGVLAPLMFIAIGFIVNMPVQFVFMYKAVNTLDSMVGYLHVKYKDIGFASAKTDDIFNYIPARLGSFFMLLAGGVLRYDFKKGLKILRRDNKNHKSPNCGYPESVVAGLLNIQIGGTNTYFDEVVVKPTIGDPGEKLNGKHIVKSTSVIYVSEIITLVVICLIMFSISFI; encoded by the coding sequence TTGAAACCCATAATAATATTATGTATAGCCATATTACTAGATAGAATATTTGGCGACCCTGTTAATATACCACATCCTATTATATATATAGGAAAATTAATCAGTAGATTAGAAAAGACAATAAGAAAGAGTAGAATACCTTTGAAGATTGGAGGTTTCGTACTTCTAATTACGACAGTCGGAATAACATTTTTTTCTATAACCCTAGTGCTATTCGTATGTTCTAAAATTCATCCATACATACAAGATATAGTAACTACCTATTTATTATATACTGCTTTGGCTGCTAAATGTTTAAAAGATGAAGTATTAAAAGTATATAAAGCAATAGAAAAGGATGATTTGGAATTATCTAGAAAACAGTTATCTTATTTAGTTGGAAGAGATACTAACAATTTAACTAAAGAAGAAATTATAAGAGGAGCAATCGAAACAGCAGCAGAAAATACTGTAGATGGAGTACTTGCTCCATTAATGTTTATAGCTATTGGATTTATTGTAAATATGCCTGTACAATTTGTATTTATGTATAAAGCAGTTAATACACTGGATTCTATGGTAGGATATCTCCATGTTAAATACAAAGATATTGGTTTCGCTTCTGCTAAGACAGATGATATATTTAATTATATTCCAGCTAGGTTAGGAAGCTTTTTTATGTTGTTAGCTGGAGGAGTACTCAGATATGATTTTAAAAAAGGATTAAAAATATTGAGAAGAGATAATAAAAATCATAAAAGTCCAAATTGTGGCTATCCAGAATCAGTAGTTGCAGGACTGTTGAATATTCAAATAGGTGGAACTAATACATATTTTGATGAGGTTGTGGTGAAACCAACCATTGGTGATCCTGGAGAAAAATTGAATGGTAAGCATATTGTTAAATCTACTAGTGTAATATATGTTTCTGAGATTATAACACTAGTTGTGATATGTTTAATTATGTTTTCAATATCATTTATTTAA
- a CDS encoding pyridoxal phosphate-dependent aminotransferase, with the protein MNKHGGFYGRQGVVDYSVNINPLGVSDNIRQAIISSIDNICKYPDIGGNAAKEAISKHLNTDVDNIIMGNGASELIYLFARAIQPKKVLIIEPTFNEYRRAFTLAGSEIYSYVLDNNNDFTFDMDAFSNKVEEIKPDVVVLCNPNNPTGKYIGIDLIGKLVDIVKQENSFLFIDESFVEFTGNEPIGSAIGYEWILSLRSMTKYYAVPGLRIGYAVSNIKVIEMMEKYKEPWTMNTFALDIVPKVIEDREFHEKANRWVSEEREYMYDALKKVEVLEVYKSYSNFFLCKLKYFSGNKLNEELLKDDMFVRVCDDFVSLNDRFVRIALKGREDNFKLVSRLVRV; encoded by the coding sequence ATGAATAAGCACGGAGGATTCTATGGTAGACAGGGAGTTGTTGATTATAGCGTTAATATTAATCCGTTAGGTGTATCAGATAATATAAGACAAGCTATAATATCTAGTATAGATAATATATGTAAATATCCTGATATTGGAGGGAATGCAGCAAAAGAGGCGATTAGCAAACATCTTAATACAGATGTTGATAATATAATTATGGGGAATGGTGCTAGTGAATTAATATATTTGTTTGCTAGAGCTATACAGCCTAAGAAAGTACTGATTATTGAACCAACATTCAATGAGTACAGAAGAGCTTTTACATTGGCTGGTAGTGAGATATATAGTTATGTTTTAGATAATAATAATGATTTTACATTCGATATGGATGCTTTTTCCAATAAAGTGGAAGAGATTAAACCTGATGTTGTAGTTTTGTGTAATCCTAATAATCCTACTGGAAAATATATTGGTATTGATTTAATAGGTAAGCTTGTAGATATTGTGAAACAAGAGAATAGTTTTCTATTTATTGATGAGTCTTTTGTTGAGTTTACGGGTAATGAGCCTATTGGTAGTGCTATTGGGTATGAATGGATATTATCTCTTAGATCAATGACTAAGTATTATGCTGTGCCAGGATTAAGGATAGGTTATGCTGTGAGTAATATAAAAGTTATAGAGATGATGGAGAAGTACAAGGAGCCTTGGACTATGAATACTTTTGCTCTTGATATAGTGCCTAAGGTAATTGAAGATAGGGAGTTTCATGAAAAAGCTAATAGGTGGGTTAGTGAAGAAAGGGAATATATGTATGATGCGTTGAAGAAGGTAGAAGTTCTTGAGGTGTATAAGAGTTATAGTAATTTCTTTTTGTGTAAGTTGAAATATTTCTCAGGAAATAAATTGAATGAGGAATTGTTGAAAGATGATATGTTCGTTAGGGTTTGTGATGATTTTGTGTCGTTGAATGATAGGTTTGTTAGGATTGCTTTGAAGGGGAGGGAGGATAATTTTAAGTTGGTTTCAAGGTTAGTCAGGGTATAA
- the cobU gene encoding bifunctional adenosylcobinamide kinase/adenosylcobinamide-phosphate guanylyltransferase, whose translation MGITMVTGGARSGKSSYGEQLAKERGKRIAYIATAVVTDKDMEERVRKHKESRPKEWVTIERYKGFDDVDKEIVEQTDLFFLDCITTMVTNLMFDKDIDYDTCSNEDIQMVEDYVFSEVDKLLDFMSDNNKDIILITNEVGMGLVPAYRLGSIFRDIAGRVNQYLAGRADEVYFMVSSLPMKIKGDDR comes from the coding sequence GTGGGAATTACTATGGTGACAGGTGGTGCTCGTAGTGGTAAGAGTAGTTACGGGGAGCAGTTGGCTAAGGAGAGAGGTAAAAGGATTGCTTATATAGCGACGGCAGTTGTAACTGATAAGGATATGGAGGAGAGAGTTAGGAAGCATAAGGAGTCGAGACCCAAAGAGTGGGTGACTATTGAGAGATATAAGGGGTTTGATGATGTTGATAAGGAAATAGTTGAGCAGACGGATTTGTTTTTTTTGGATTGTATCACTACTATGGTCACTAATTTGATGTTCGATAAGGATATTGATTATGATACTTGTAGTAATGAGGATATTCAGATGGTAGAGGATTATGTTTTTAGTGAGGTAGATAAGCTTTTGGATTTTATGAGTGACAATAATAAGGATATTATTCTTATAACTAATGAGGTTGGAATGGGATTGGTTCCAGCTTATAGGTTAGGGAGTATTTTTAGAGATATAGCGGGAAGAGTTAATCAGTATTTAGCTGGGAGAGCTGATGAAGTGTATTTTATGGTGTCTTCGCTTCCTATGAAAATTAAGGGAGATGATAGGTAA
- the cobS gene encoding adenosylcobinamide-GDP ribazoletransferase yields the protein MKGFILMLTFLTRIPIRYKFDFNSDDFIKGIKYMPLIGLIIGGILFPIRHFGDKLVPMILSLLIILVYLIVTGGLHLDGLADVSDGIFSYRDRDRIFEIMKDSRIGAFGVTALILYFMSMIVLLGYSNDVTILLFPVAGRCFALLVCSLNKYAKEKGMGKDFIDNTRISHVIGGFILLIILVSLFQKWLLLIATVITGIIVLLVSSSVNKKLDGITGDVIGMTVEFSQVVFLLSAYLLESLL from the coding sequence ATGAAGGGTTTCATACTTATGTTGACTTTTTTGACTAGGATTCCTATTAGATATAAGTTTGATTTTAATAGTGATGATTTTATTAAGGGGATAAAATATATGCCTTTGATTGGGTTAATCATTGGAGGGATATTATTTCCTATAAGACATTTTGGGGATAAGTTGGTTCCCATGATACTGTCATTGTTGATAATTTTAGTTTATTTGATTGTCACTGGTGGACTACATTTGGATGGGTTGGCTGATGTCAGTGATGGTATTTTCAGTTATAGGGATAGAGATAGAATTTTTGAGATAATGAAGGACAGTAGGATAGGGGCTTTTGGTGTTACTGCTTTAATATTGTACTTTATGAGTATGATAGTACTGTTAGGGTATAGTAATGATGTCACTATATTGTTGTTTCCTGTAGCTGGAAGATGTTTTGCATTACTTGTTTGTTCTCTTAATAAGTATGCAAAGGAAAAAGGAATGGGAAAAGATTTTATTGATAATACTAGGATTTCACATGTTATTGGTGGATTTATATTACTAATAATATTAGTTAGTTTATTTCAGAAATGGTTGTTGTTGATAGCTACAGTGATAACAGGGATAATCGTACTTTTAGTAAGTTCAAGTGTTAATAAAAAGCTTGATGGTATAACAGGAGATGTTATTGGTATGACTGTTGAATTTTCACAGGTTGTATTTTTATTAAGTGCCTATTTATTAGAAAGCTTATTATAA
- a CDS encoding histidine phosphatase family protein, whose amino-acid sequence MKFIFIRHGETCANIDKLIYGITHSEFTDNGLKQIDKILDYVRLQEVDYFYSSPLKRTQIIAEKIQECIGKKAQFIDEIGEMNYGIFEGLTSDIALQKYPDAYNQFMNDYKNYVIPEGENVLDFDKRVISFIDKIKDKEGTSVIVTHGGVIRTAIMHLLNLSSEDRWHFKILPGMIIEIEYKYEYGVLLQMINN is encoded by the coding sequence ATGAAATTTATTTTTATAAGGCATGGTGAAACATGTGCTAATATTGACAAGCTCATATATGGGATAACACATTCTGAATTTACCGATAATGGATTGAAACAGATAGATAAAATATTAGACTATGTCAGGTTACAAGAAGTGGATTATTTTTATTCTAGTCCATTGAAAAGAACTCAAATTATTGCTGAGAAAATACAAGAATGTATTGGAAAGAAAGCTCAGTTTATTGATGAAATAGGAGAAATGAATTATGGTATTTTTGAAGGATTAACTTCTGATATAGCTTTACAAAAATATCCTGATGCTTATAACCAATTCATGAATGATTACAAGAATTATGTTATTCCCGAAGGGGAAAATGTTTTGGATTTTGATAAACGTGTTATTAGTTTTATAGATAAGATTAAAGATAAAGAAGGTACAAGCGTTATTGTAACTCATGGTGGAGTTATTAGAACAGCTATAATGCATTTATTAAATCTGAGCAGCGAAGATCGCTGGCATTTTAAGATTTTACCAGGAATGATTATAGAGATTGAATATAAATATGAATATGGTGTACTGTTGCAGATGATCAATAATTAA
- a CDS encoding AIR synthase related protein codes for MIKKFRDITLISFDNENVLTVACDSCGGIGNKEHDVIKVDPYITGYYTAIVSLSETIALGAEPITVINTFAVEMKDTGKRILDGIYAALDEIEVDKESVVTGSTEENIPVTVTGIGLTVIGKVNMKNWNYPKAKSGNIVVAVGIPKVGNEVVGDKGEIMTLKILKRIKSLNFIEDVLPVGSKGISYEAGEMARTSNLEFRPCKDVSLDLNKTAGPATCAVVAMDSKHLEDLKQMMNIPVNVVGEFI; via the coding sequence ATGATTAAAAAATTTAGGGATATTACTTTAATTAGTTTTGATAATGAAAATGTATTAACCGTTGCTTGCGATTCATGTGGAGGTATAGGTAATAAAGAGCATGATGTAATAAAAGTTGACCCTTATATTACTGGATATTATACAGCTATAGTATCTCTTTCTGAAACTATAGCATTGGGAGCAGAACCTATAACTGTAATTAATACTTTTGCTGTTGAAATGAAAGATACAGGCAAGAGAATTCTTGATGGAATATATGCTGCATTAGATGAAATTGAAGTAGATAAGGAGTCGGTAGTTACTGGAAGTACAGAAGAAAATATTCCCGTTACAGTTACAGGAATTGGGTTGACTGTTATAGGAAAGGTCAATATGAAGAACTGGAACTATCCAAAGGCAAAATCAGGTAATATAGTTGTGGCAGTAGGGATTCCAAAAGTAGGGAATGAAGTAGTTGGTGATAAAGGTGAAATCATGACTTTAAAGATATTGAAAAGAATAAAAAGCCTTAACTTCATAGAGGATGTTTTGCCAGTAGGCTCTAAAGGAATATCTTATGAAGCTGGTGAAATGGCGAGAACAAGTAATTTGGAATTCAGACCATGTAAAGATGTAAGTCTTGATTTAAATAAAACAGCAGGACCTGCTACTTGTGCGGTTGTAGCTATGGATAGTAAGCATTTGGAAGATTTGAAACAAATGATGAATATTCCTGTTAATGTTGTCGGAGAATTCATATAA
- a CDS encoding immunity 22 family protein — translation MNEKNISLWIGTFKDKNIMKEYFTVGHSKDGDRVNSLFEDAFLLKDVNDYFREIAFYDDIKKSIELLIKGCSYEEQVIPKFMANVKGAEDYEGNTVALLYNYKFNGSKVLDEGGGYSIMYIGTVSYDQD, via the coding sequence ATGAATGAGAAAAATATTTCGCTATGGATAGGAACTTTTAAAGATAAAAATATAATGAAAGAGTATTTTACAGTCGGTCATTCCAAAGATGGTGATAGGGTAAATTCATTATTTGAAGATGCGTTTTTACTTAAAGATGTAAATGATTATTTTCGTGAGATAGCATTTTATGATGACATTAAAAAATCTATTGAGTTATTAATAAAAGGATGTTCATATGAGGAGCAAGTAATTCCTAAATTTATGGCAAATGTCAAGGGTGCTGAGGATTATGAAGGAAATACAGTTGCTCTTCTGTACAACTACAAGTTTAATGGTAGTAAAGTTCTTGACGAAGGTGGTGGTTATAGTATTATGTATATTGGAACTGTATCATATGACCAAGACTAG
- a CDS encoding DUF2809 domain-containing protein encodes MKLNKKYILIFLIILFIEIGIASFLEDSIIRPYIGDILVVVLIYTLIRGLIPKVIKLLPIYIFILATMVEFAQYLHIVDMLNLQDSKLLSIIIGSTFDVKDIVCYLIGTVILFIWIKIEKNINNS; translated from the coding sequence ATGAAACTGAACAAAAAATATATATTAATTTTTTTGATTATACTTTTTATAGAAATAGGTATTGCTTCTTTTTTAGAGGATAGCATTATTAGACCTTATATTGGAGATATCTTAGTAGTTGTTTTAATATATACATTGATAAGAGGGCTAATACCCAAAGTAATAAAGCTATTGCCGATATATATTTTTATACTTGCTACAATGGTAGAGTTTGCTCAATATTTGCATATTGTAGATATGTTGAATTTACAAGATAGTAAATTGTTATCTATTATTATTGGTTCAACATTTGATGTAAAAGATATTGTATGCTATTTGATTGGTACTGTGATTTTATTTATATGGATAAAAATAGAAAAAAATATAAATAATAGCTAG
- a CDS encoding 5-bromo-4-chloroindolyl phosphate hydrolysis family protein has product MDKKNFSSIGNEIKDSVRKAVNTRDFNQLNKDIGNTINNTLDDFKSSIGYNHNNSKNRKKCDNKHIYNERYKDRHYRYNHHSNNPPCEENQVNKNKDISNYMQFVKPVGRISGILFTVFGSIGLGLFGIAIIVMGILGYVLDNSLFYTILKGLAPLFGVSIFLTGKGGSIRKRLKRFNKYIKYTKNKNYCMIKELSNYTGFKKRFIIKDLRKMIYLGMFPEGHLDDQKTCFMLNNESYDQYLKLQEKVKAEKLEKEQEVSKKTKETSNDEIKNSELKKSIEEGKSYIRQIREANDVISGIEITKKLYQLEDVTRKIFNYVESHPEKLSDIQKFMDYYLPTTAKLLNAYKELDMQSSQGENICSAKMEIENTLDTINLAFENLLDSLFQDVAMDVATDISVLNTMLKQEGLTEKDF; this is encoded by the coding sequence ATGGATAAAAAGAACTTCTCAAGCATCGGAAATGAAATCAAGGATAGTGTTCGAAAAGCAGTCAACACTAGAGATTTTAATCAATTAAATAAAGATATTGGAAATACCATAAACAATACTTTAGATGATTTTAAAAGTTCTATAGGATATAATCATAATAATAGCAAGAATAGAAAAAAATGTGATAATAAGCACATATATAATGAACGATACAAGGACAGGCATTATAGATATAACCATCATTCAAATAATCCACCTTGTGAAGAAAACCAAGTTAATAAAAATAAGGATATTTCTAATTATATGCAATTTGTAAAGCCAGTTGGAAGAATATCTGGAATATTATTTACTGTATTTGGTAGTATTGGACTTGGATTGTTTGGAATTGCCATCATTGTGATGGGTATACTTGGATATGTTTTGGATAATAGCCTTTTTTATACCATTTTAAAGGGATTAGCACCGTTGTTTGGTGTTAGTATATTTTTGACTGGAAAAGGTGGGTCAATAAGAAAGAGATTAAAACGTTTTAATAAGTATATCAAGTATACTAAAAATAAAAATTATTGTATGATTAAGGAATTATCTAATTATACTGGATTTAAAAAAAGGTTTATTATAAAAGATTTGCGTAAAATGATTTATTTAGGTATGTTTCCAGAGGGACATCTGGATGACCAAAAAACTTGTTTTATGCTTAATAATGAAAGTTATGATCAGTACCTTAAGCTTCAGGAAAAAGTGAAAGCTGAAAAGTTAGAGAAAGAACAAGAGGTTAGTAAGAAAACGAAAGAAACAAGTAACGACGAAATTAAAAATTCTGAACTTAAAAAGTCTATAGAAGAAGGTAAATCATATATTAGACAGATCAGGGAAGCAAATGATGTTATTTCAGGTATAGAAATCACTAAAAAATTGTATCAGTTGGAAGATGTAACAAGAAAAATTTTTAATTATGTTGAAAGTCATCCAGAAAAGCTTTCAGATATTCAAAAATTTATGGACTATTATCTTCCTACTACTGCGAAATTATTGAATGCTTATAAGGAATTGGATATGCAGTCGTCACAAGGGGAAAATATTTGCTCAGCAAAAATGGAAATAGAGAATACGCTGGATACCATTAATTTAGCTTTTGAGAATTTATTGGATAGTTTATTTCAAGATGTAGCAATGGATGTAGCAACGGATATATCGGTATTAAACACTATGCTAAAACAAGAAGGGTTAACTGAAAAAGATTTTTAA
- a CDS encoding toxic anion resistance protein: MQDMMLQKSEQVNKENPAFNETMLTKEERKIVEEFSEKIELDKTNLILQYGAGAQKKIADFSETALNNVKTKDLGEVGEMLSGVVLELKSFDTEEQKGLFGIFKKSSNKINAMKVKYNKAEVNVNKICRTLESHQIQLLKDVAMLDKMYEMNKTYFKELSMYILAGKKKLAKVQSEELSALVEKSSKSGLPEDAQAVNDMMSMCNRFEKKIHDLELTRMISIQMAPQIRLVQGNDTLMAEKIQSTIVNTIPLWKSQMVLALGVAHSGQAAEAQRKVTDMTNELLRKNAETLKMATIETAKESERGIVDIETLRTTNESLISTLDEVMHIQNEGRQKRKEAEKELNRIENELKQKLLSIKG; this comes from the coding sequence ATGCAAGATATGATGTTGCAGAAATCTGAGCAGGTAAATAAAGAAAATCCCGCATTCAATGAAACTATGTTGACAAAAGAAGAACGAAAAATAGTTGAAGAGTTCTCTGAAAAGATTGAATTAGACAAAACTAATCTCATTCTCCAATATGGTGCAGGAGCTCAGAAAAAGATTGCAGATTTTTCTGAAACAGCGCTTAATAATGTTAAAACAAAGGATTTAGGAGAAGTAGGAGAAATGCTTTCAGGTGTTGTTTTAGAGTTGAAAAGCTTTGATACAGAAGAACAAAAAGGTCTATTTGGAATTTTTAAAAAGTCTTCCAATAAAATAAATGCAATGAAAGTAAAATATAATAAAGCAGAAGTAAATGTTAATAAAATCTGTCGTACACTTGAAAGTCATCAGATTCAGTTATTAAAAGATGTAGCCATGTTGGATAAAATGTACGAAATGAATAAAACATATTTTAAAGAGCTCTCTATGTATATATTGGCTGGTAAGAAAAAACTTGCTAAGGTTCAGTCAGAAGAACTTTCAGCTTTAGTTGAAAAATCATCTAAAAGTGGACTTCCAGAGGATGCACAGGCCGTAAATGATATGATGTCAATGTGTAATCGTTTTGAAAAGAAAATTCATGATCTTGAATTGACCAGAATGATTTCCATTCAGATGGCTCCACAGATTAGGTTGGTGCAAGGAAATGATACTCTTATGGCTGAGAAAATCCAATCTACTATAGTAAATACAATTCCACTATGGAAAAGTCAGATGGTACTTGCTCTAGGTGTTGCACATTCCGGTCAGGCAGCAGAAGCGCAAAGGAAAGTTACTGACATGACTAATGAATTATTAAGGAAAAATGCCGAAACACTCAAAATGGCAACTATTGAGACCGCAAAGGAATCTGAAAGAGGAATTGTAGATATTGAAACTCTACGCACTACCAATGAATCTTTGATTTCAACTCTTGATGAGGTAATGCATATTCAGAATGAAGGTCGCCAAAAGAGAAAAGAAGCAGAAAAAGAACTTAATCGTATTGAAAATGAATTAAAGCAAAAATTACTTTCTATCAAAGGTTAG
- a CDS encoding YwqJ-related putative deaminase, with protein MDEYISGRIVNMPQNILNSYNKTKRAGSHAEVNALNEALLARKGANIDEFMIHVISTKGLGPSIPRAGIPMPRCQHCEYITNGSNYYPEVLKYGK; from the coding sequence ATGGATGAGTATATTAGTGGAAGAATTGTTAATATGCCTCAAAATATACTTAACAGCTATAATAAAACCAAAAGAGCAGGTTCACATGCAGAAGTAAATGCTTTGAATGAAGCATTACTAGCAAGAAAAGGGGCAAACATAGATGAATTTATGATACATGTGATAAGTACTAAAGGCTTAGGACCTAGTATTCCACGAGCAGGTATTCCAATGCCAAGATGTCAACACTGTGAATATATAACAAATGGATCAAATTATTATCCGGAGGTGTTAAAATATGGGAAATAA